From one Humulus lupulus chromosome 8, drHumLupu1.1, whole genome shotgun sequence genomic stretch:
- the LOC133796126 gene encoding WAT1-related protein At5g64700-like: MGEEKYYLAVILAQAIYAGMVLLTKATFNGGMNCYIFTFYRQLVGTVVLVPLAMVFERRNGTPLSVVTFGKIFMLAFLGVTLPLNASNVALAYTTATFGAAILNCLPVASFFLALLPRMEKLNIRTTAGIVKVAGLGACMAGIVARILKIYPERLRFTTLLCLSSTGQCFVFAIALERDPSEWKLSWNIKLLTIVYTVSKQETLHYFFHSYNFSLLSGEETAEVF, translated from the exons ATGGGGGAAGAGAAGTACTATTTAGCTGTGATACTAGCACAAGCAATATATGCTGGCATGGTTTTGCTTACCAAAGCCACCTTTAATGGTGGTATGAACTGTTACATCTTCACTTTCTATCGTCAACTAGTTGGAACTGTTGTCTTAGTCCCTCTTGCTATGGTTTTCGAAAG AAGAAATGGAACACCACTTTCTGTTGTTACCTTCGGCAAGATTTTCATGCTTGCCTTCTTGGG GGTGACTCTTCCCCTTAATGCTTCTAATGTTGCACTTGCTTACACAACAGCAACATTTGGTGCTGCTATATTGAACTGCCTCCCTGTTGCAAGTTTTTTCTTGGCTCTTCTCCCGCG GATGGAGAAATTAAACATAAGGACAACAGCAGGGATAGTGAAGGTTGCAGGACTAGGGGCGTGCATGGCTGGTATTGTG GCTCGAATCTTGAAAATTTATCCAGAAAGGCTAAGGTTCACAACCCTACTATGCCTTTCAAGTACTGGTCAGTGTTTTGTATTTGCTATTGCTTTGGAGAGAGATCCTAGTGAATGGAAGCTTAGTTGGAACATTAAATTACTCACAATAGTTTACACAGTAAGCAAACAAGAGACCCTTCATTACTTCTTTCATTCATATAATTTCAGTTTGTTAAGTGGAGAGGAGACAGCAGAAG TGTTTTAG